In Desulfobulbus oralis, one DNA window encodes the following:
- a CDS encoding pyridoxamine 5'-phosphate oxidase family protein yields the protein MNDAVKEITGILAETPMCFVATVSGNEPRVRAFQYQFEQDGKLWFCTARSKDVFRQLQANPAVQVCAVRQDMTWLRVSGKVSLEDNRAVKERILSERPLIKSLYGTADNPDFTTFCIEHGAYTIADFSGKPPRSGSF from the coding sequence ATGAACGATGCGGTAAAAGAAATCACCGGTATTCTGGCAGAAACTCCCATGTGCTTTGTCGCCACGGTCAGCGGTAACGAACCGCGCGTGAGGGCGTTTCAGTATCAGTTCGAGCAGGACGGCAAGCTGTGGTTCTGCACGGCCAGAAGCAAAGACGTGTTCAGGCAGCTTCAGGCCAACCCTGCCGTTCAAGTATGCGCGGTCAGGCAGGATATGACCTGGCTGCGTGTAAGCGGCAAAGTCTCCCTTGAGGACAACCGCGCCGTGAAAGAGCGCATCCTGTCTGAGCGGCCGTTGATCAAAAGCCTTTACGGCACGGCCGACAACCCGGACTTCACGACGTTCTGCATTGAGCACGGCGCCTACACCATTGCCGATTTTTCCGGCAAACCGCCCCGCAGCGGCTCTTTTTAA